Proteins encoded in a region of the Mesoflavibacter profundi genome:
- a CDS encoding Rne/Rng family ribonuclease, with amino-acid sequence MDKELIIRSSPDAVDFALLKDGKLIELHKDEDDNKFSVGDVFIAKIRKAVPGLNAAFVNVGYEKDAFLHYHDLGPKISSLLKFTKSVSTGKLKDFSLKNYPFEKDIDKDGKITDVLKSNQSILVQIVKEPISTKGPRISSELSIAGRYIVLVPFSDRISISQKIENKEEKDRLKRLVKSITPPGFGVIVRTVAEGKKVAELDKDLQHLLSRWNTMCKKLHKAHHPTKVLGELNKASSILRDIFNDTFTGIHVDDEELFFQIKDYLQEIAPNKESIVKLYQSNVPIFEKFGIERQIKTSFGKTVSMAKGAYLVIEHTEALHVIDVNSGNRSNKSNSQEDTALEVNLISAKEVARQLRLRDMGGIIVVDFIDLNSAENRKTLYNYLREEMKDDRAKHKILPPSKFGLVQITRQRVRPEMNIKTREENPNGNNGEEVEAPIVLVQKITHDLEQLFKKDYKKVTLNTHPFIAAFLTKGFPSIRSKWFFEHKKWVKIQPRDAYTYLEYHFYDKNGKLIK; translated from the coding sequence ATGGATAAAGAATTAATCATTAGATCTAGTCCAGATGCTGTTGATTTTGCCTTATTAAAAGATGGAAAATTGATTGAATTACATAAAGATGAAGACGATAACAAGTTTTCTGTTGGCGATGTGTTTATTGCCAAAATAAGGAAAGCTGTTCCAGGACTAAATGCTGCTTTTGTAAATGTTGGGTACGAAAAAGATGCCTTTTTACATTATCATGATTTAGGTCCTAAAATATCTTCTCTTTTAAAATTCACAAAAAGTGTAAGCACAGGTAAACTAAAGGATTTTTCTTTAAAAAATTACCCATTTGAAAAAGACATTGATAAAGACGGTAAAATTACAGACGTCTTAAAATCAAATCAGTCTATTTTAGTACAAATTGTTAAAGAACCTATATCTACAAAAGGTCCTAGAATAAGCTCTGAGCTTTCTATTGCTGGTAGATATATTGTTTTAGTCCCGTTTTCTGATCGTATTTCAATTTCTCAAAAAATAGAAAATAAAGAAGAAAAAGATAGATTAAAACGCTTGGTAAAAAGCATAACACCGCCAGGTTTTGGCGTTATTGTACGAACAGTAGCTGAAGGCAAAAAAGTAGCCGAACTAGATAAAGATTTACAACACTTATTAAGTCGTTGGAACACAATGTGTAAAAAGTTACACAAAGCCCATCATCCAACCAAAGTTTTAGGAGAATTAAATAAAGCCTCTTCAATATTAAGAGATATATTTAACGATACCTTTACAGGAATACATGTAGATGATGAAGAACTATTTTTTCAAATAAAAGATTACTTGCAAGAAATTGCACCAAACAAAGAATCAATTGTCAAACTCTATCAATCTAATGTTCCAATTTTTGAAAAATTTGGAATAGAGCGACAAATAAAAACTTCTTTTGGTAAAACTGTATCTATGGCTAAAGGAGCTTACTTAGTTATAGAACATACAGAAGCCTTACACGTAATAGATGTAAATAGTGGTAATAGATCTAATAAATCAAACTCTCAAGAAGATACTGCTCTAGAAGTAAATTTAATTTCTGCAAAAGAAGTTGCAAGACAATTAAGACTACGAGATATGGGTGGAATTATTGTTGTGGATTTTATAGATTTAAATTCTGCTGAAAACAGAAAAACACTGTACAATTATTTACGTGAAGAAATGAAAGATGATAGAGCCAAACATAAAATATTACCTCCTAGTAAGTTTGGATTGGTTCAAATTACACGTCAAAGAGTTAGACCAGAAATGAATATTAAAACCAGAGAGGAAAATCCTAATGGTAATAATGGAGAAGAGGTTGAAGCACCAATAGTTTTAGTGCAAAAAATAACTCATGACCTGGAACAATTATTTAAAAAAGACTATAAGAAGGTGACTTTAAACACACATCCTTTTATAGCAGCCTTTTTAACAAAAGGTTTTCCATCTATTCGTTCAAAATGGTTTTTTGAACACAAAAAATGGGTTAAAATACAACCTAGAGATGCTTACACTTATTTAGAATATCATTTTTACGATAAAAATGGTAAGCTAATAAAATAA
- a CDS encoding HU family DNA-binding protein, with amino-acid sequence MTKADLVARISEKLGIEKGDVQATVETFMEEVKTSLESGDNVYLRGFGSFIIKTRAEKTGRNISKNTTIKIPAHNIPAFKPAKVFVEGVKTNVDVK; translated from the coding sequence ATGACTAAAGCTGATTTAGTAGCAAGAATTTCTGAGAAATTAGGAATTGAAAAAGGTGATGTACAAGCAACTGTTGAAACTTTTATGGAAGAAGTAAAGACATCTTTAGAAAGCGGAGACAACGTATATTTAAGAGGTTTCGGTAGCTTCATCATTAAAACTAGAGCTGAAAAAACTGGAAGAAATATTTCTAAAAACACAACAATAAAGATTCCAGCTCACAATATTCCAGCATTTAAACCTGCTAAAGTATTTGTAGAAGGTGTTAAAACAAATGTTGACGTAAAGTAA